CTTCCTGCAGTCGTTGGTGGAAGCCGGCACGGTCGGCCTGGCCGGCGGTGTAATGGGCCTGGGGCTGGCGATGCTCGGCCTGTACGCGGTGCGCCAGCAGCCGGTGGACTACGCCAAGCTCGCCACCCTGGACGGCAAGATGCTGCTGCTCACCTTCGGCCTGACCCTGGCCGCCAGCCTGCTGGCGGGCTTCCTGCCGGCGCTGCGCGCCATGCAGGTCACCCCCGCCATCCAACTCAAATCGCAGTAAGGATCCGGAGCACATCATGGATATCCGACCCATCCTGACCACGCTGCGCCGGCACAAGACTGCCGCCGCCCTCATCGTGCTGGAGATCGCGCTGACCTGCGCGATCGTCTGCAACGCGCTGTTCCTGATCGGCCAGCGCCTGGAGAAGATCAACCAACCCAGCGGCATTGCCGAACAGGAGCTGCTGGAAGTGCGCCTGGGCGGCATCGGCACCCAGGTCAACGCCACCGCCCGTACCCGCGAAGACCTGGCCGCGCTGCGGGCCATTCCCGGGGTCAAGAACGCGGTGCCGATCAACCAGCTCCCGTTCCGCCGCAACTCCTGGAACACCAGCCTGTCGCTGATCCCCGACCAGGAGCGGCCGAACTTCAACGCCGCGCAGTTCTTCGCCAGCGAAGGCACGCTCGATACGATGGGCCTGCAACTGATCGCCGGCCGCGACTTCGAAGGCGATGAGTTCGCCAACCTGGAAGACGTGGAGAAGGACGCCACCATCGAACAGCGCGGCTCGGCGGTGATCCTGAGCAGCAAGGCCGCGACAAAGCTGTTCCCGGACGGCCAGGCGGTGGGCAAGACCATCTACAGCGGCCGCATGCCGCTGCGCATCGTCGGCGTGGTGAAGGAACTGGCGCGCCCGGTCACGGTGGAGTCCGACACCGGCTACTCGATGATCCTGCCGGTGCGGGTCAACTACGATATGGGCCTGTACCTGATCCGGGTCACCGACGCCGCGCGCCGCCAGGAAGTGCTGGCTGCTGCAGTGTCCGCGCTGGAAAAGGTCGACACCAACCGCATGGTGCGCGCCAAGCTCACCTATGAAGAGCAGCGCACCAAGTACTTCCAGAACGACCGGGCGATGGTCGGCCTGCTGATCACGGTGTGCGTGGCGCTGCTGGTGGTCACCGCGCTGGGCATCGTCGGCCTGGCCAGCTTCTGGGTGCAGCAGCGTACCAAGCAGATCGGCATCCGCCGTGCGCTGGGTGCCACCCGCGGCCAGATCCTGCGCTACTTCCAGACCGAGAACTTCCTGCTGGCCACGGTCGGCATCGTGCTCGGCATGCTGCTGGCGTACTCGATCAACCTCTGGCTGATGAGCGCCTACGAACTGCCGCGCATGCCGATCGCCTACCTGCCCATCGGTGCGGTCCTGCTGTGGCTGCTGGGCCAGGTCGCGGTGTTCGGGCCCGCCCACCGCGCAGCGGCGGTGCCGCCTGCCGTCGCCACCCGGAGCGCCTGACATGGGCGCTCCCCTCCTCCGCGCCGCCTTGCTCGGGCTGGCACTGCTCTCCACCACCGCCTGCGCGGAAAGCAGCCGCAGCGAATCCTCGCGCATGGACTGGCGCCAGGACGGCGCACGGCTGACCGTGGAATCCGCACAGGGCGTAGTCACCATCGTCGCAGCGTCGCCCACGGCGCGCTTCGGCGTGCAGGCGGGCGACCAGGTCCTGCGCGTGGACGGCGTGCCGGTGCAGCGCGTGGACGATCTGACCGCCGCGCTCAGCAGCAGCGACAAGGTCACGGTGCCCGTCACCGTGCGCCGGTCCGGACGGGTCGAGGTGGTCAGCGTGCCGACCGCCGCGTGGCGGGCCGTGCAGCCGCCACCGCCGCCGGCGCCCCCTGCGCCTCCGGCGCCCCCGTCACGGCCGTAAGCCCGGATCCGGCCCCACCCTGCCGGTGGGGCCGGCGCTCGGGTACTCTCTGCCTACTTTCCGGTCTCCTGCTGCCGCATGCCTTCGATCCTGATCATTGACGACAACGCCAGCGTGGCCACGGCACTGGACGTGCTGTTCTCGCTGCACGACATCGAGGCGCTGCACGCGCTGTCGCCCGAGGCCGGGCTGGCGGTGCTGGAACAACAGCCGATCGACCTGGTGATCCAGGACATGAACTTCACCGAGGACACCACCTCCGGCGAAGAGGGCGAAGCGCTGTTCCAGCAGATCCGCGCGCGCCACCCCGACCTGCCGGTGATCCTGCTGACCGCATGGACCCACCTGAGCAGCGCGGTGGACCTGGTCAAGGCCGGTGCCGCCGACTACCTGGCCAAGCCCTGGGACGACCGCAAGCTGCTGACCACGGTCAACAACCTGCTGGAGCTCTCGGAAACCCGCCGCGAACTGGATCGCCGCCGCGCGCGCGAACAACGCGACCGGACCGCGCTGGAAACCCGTTACGACCTGCGGGGTGCGGTGGTGGCCGACCCGGCCAGCGAACGCGTGGTCAACCTGGCCTGCCAGGTCGCACGCTCGGAACTGCCGGTGCTGATCACCGGCCCGAACGGTGCCGGCAAGGAGAAGATCGCCGAGATCATCCAGGCCAATTCTCTGGTGGCCAAGGGCCCGTTCGTGGCGCTGAACTGCGGGGCCATTCCTGCTGAACTGATCGAAGCGGAGCTGTTCGGCAGCGAAGCCGGCGCCTACACCGGCGCCAACAAGGCGCGCGAAGGCAAGTTCGAAGCCGCTGACGGCGGCACCCTGTTCCTGGACGAGATCGGCAACCTCTCGCTCGGCGGCCAGATGAAACTGCTGCGCGTGCTGGAAACCGGCCGCTTCGAGCGGCTGGGCTCCAACCGCGAGCGACAGGTCAAGGTGCGCGTGATCAGCGCCACCAACGCCGACCTGCCGGCGATGATCCGCGATGGCCAGTTCCGCGAAGACCTCTACTACCGTCTCAACACCGTCGAGCTGGCGCTGCCGCCGCTGGCCGAGCGGCCCGGCGACATCCTGCCGCTGGCCGAACGTTTCCTGGCCGATGGCAAGCCGCTCTCCAGCGCGGCCGCCAGCGCGCTGCAGCGCCACGCCTGGCCGGGCAACGTGCGCGAGCTGCGCAATGTGATCCAGCGCGCCGGGCTGCTCGCCCAGGGCGCGCGCATCGAGGTGGCCGACCTCAACCTGCCGCGCGCGGCCCCTGCGCCGCGCGCGACCACGCCGGGCGCCGACCCCGACCGCAGCCGCATCGAGTCGGCGCTGTCGCACAGCCACGGCATCATCGCGCAGGCCGCCGCCGAACTCGGGCTCAGCCGGCAGGCGCTTTACCGGCGCATGGACCGCTACGGCATTCCCCGCGAATGAAGCGCACCTCGTTTACCTTCCGCCTGTTCCTGCGCCTGCTGCCGGTGCTGGCGCTGGCTGCCGCCGGGCCGTGGCTGCTGGCCTACTGGATGGACCGCGGCTGGGCGGTGGCGCTGGTGTCCACCCTCGTACTGCTCGCCCTGATGTGGTGGACGCTGCGCCGCGCCACCGCGCCGGTCCGTTCGCTTCTGCGTGCGCTGTCCGGCACCACCAGCACCTACCGCGACGGCGAGTACAACTTCAGCGTGTACTGGCCGGGCAACGACGAACTGGGCGACCTGGTGCAGGCGCACCGCGAGCTGGGCGACGTGCTGCGCGAACAACGCCAGGGGCTGGTCCAGCGCGAGCTGCTTCTGGACACGATGGTGCAGAACACGCCGGTGGCGATGCTGCTGCTGACCAATGGCGGCGACGGCGTGCAGCGCGTGGTGTTCTCCAACCTGGCCGCCCGCAAGCTGCTGCACAATGGCTGGAAGCTGGAAGGCCAGGCCATGCAGCACGTGCTGGAGACCATGCCGGTGGAACTGCGCGATGCGATCGAGCGCGGTGGCGACAGCCTGTTCGCGGTACGTGGGCCGGGCGACGAAGCCGAAGACGGCGATGAAGACGACGAACAGGTCTACCACCTGTCGCGGCGCAACTTCCATCTCAACGGTCGCCCGCACGACCTGCTGCTGATCCGCCTGCTCACCGCCGAGCTGCGCCGTCAGGAAGTGCAGACCTGGAAGAAGGTGATCCGGGTGATCAGCCATGAGCTCAACAACTCGCTGGCGCCGATCGCCTCGCTGGCGCACTCCGGTGGCGAGCTGGTGCGGCGTGGCAAGACCGAACGCCTGGAAGAGGTGTTCACCACCATCGAAGAGCGCTCACGGCACCTGGAAGGCTTCATCCGCGGCTATGCGCGCTTTGCCAAGCTGCCGCAGCCGCAGCTGCAGAACGTGCAGTGGAAGCAGTTCCTGGGCGGACTGCAGCTGCAGATTCCCTTCCGCATGGCCGAGATTCCCGACGACCTGCAGGGCCGGGTGGATATCGCCCAGCTGGGCCAGGCGCTGTTGAACCTGCTGAAGAACGCGCACGAGGCGTGCTCGGAAGCCGAGCCGCCGAACGACGACGTGGAACTGCGCCTGACCCGCCTTCCGCAGTGGCTGCGCATTGAAGTGCTGGACCGCGGCAAGGGCATGAACGAAGCGGTGCTGCAGAACGCACTGATGCCGTTCTATTCGACCAAGCGCAACGGCACCGGCCTGGGCCTGGCGCTCACCCGCGAAATCGTGGAAGCGCACGGCGGCCGCGTGTCGCTGCAGAACCGCCGCGAAGGCGGCCTGTGCGTGGCGATTTTCCTGCCGGCCTGATCGCTTATTTTTTCACCGGGCGATGCCAGCCTTCGATGGTCTGCTGGCGCGCCCGCGCAACGGTCAATTCGCCGTCCGGCGCATTCCGCGTGATCACTGAACCCGCTGCAATGGTCGCGCCCTGCCCAATCGTCACCGGCGCTACCAGCGAGCTGTTCGACCCGATGAAGGCGTTGTCGCCGATGGTGGTCTGCGACTTGTTCACGCCATCGTAGTTGCAGGTGATGGTGCCCGCGCCAATGTTGACCTTGCTGCCGATCACCGCATCGCCCAGGTAGGTGAGGTGGTTGGCCTTGCTGCCCACGCCCAGGTGGACCTTCTTGGTCTCCACGAAGTTGCCCACGTGCGAACCTTCGGCCAGCACCGTACCGGGGCGCAGCCGCGAGAACGGGCCGATGTCGGCCGCGCCTTCGCTGACCACACCTTCCAGGTCGCAGTGCGGCTTGACCACCGTGCCGGCGGCCAGCTTCACGTCCTTCAGGCGGGTGAACGGCCCGATGCTGACGCCGTCGCCAAGTTCCACGGTGCCTTCCAGGATCACGTTGACGTCGATCTGCACGTCGCGACCGACCGTCACCGAGCCACGGATGTCCACGCGCGCCGGGTCGATCACGCGCGCGCCCTGTGCGCACAGCGCACGCACCTCGCGCAGCTGCCAGGCGCGCTCCAGCTGCGACAGCTGCCACGGATCGTTGGCGCCTTCGGCTTCCTGCGCATCTGCCACGAACGCCATGTCGGCCGGTGTGTAATCGGCCGCGGCCGAGGCAAACACGTCAGTGAGGTAGTACTCGCCCTGCGCGTTGCTGTTGGACAGCTGCGACAGCCAGGTGCGCAGCGCGGTCGCGTCGGCGGTGATGATGCCGGTGTTGATGGTGCGGATCGCCAGCTGCTCTTCGCTGGCGTCCTTCTGCTCCACGATCGCGCCGACCTTGCCCTCGGCATTGCGCACGATGCGGCCATAGCCGGTGGGGTTGGCCATGTCCGCCACCAGCACCGCCAGCCGGCCCGGCTGCGAGAGCAGGTGCTGCAGGGTGTCGAGCCGGATCAGCGGCACGTCGCCGTACAGCACCAGCACCTTGGCTTCGTCGGGCACCTGCGGCATGGCCTGCTGCACGGCATGGCCGGTGCCCAGTTGCTCGCGCTGCTCGGCCCACTGCAGGTCCGGCTGGTCGGCGAAGGCGGCGCGTACCGCTTCACCGCCATGGCCGTACACCACGTGGATCGCCTGGGGCTGCAACTGCCGCGCGGTGTCGATCACATGCGCCAGCATCGGGCGGCCGGCAATCGGCTGCAGCACCTTGGGCAGGTCGGACTTCATGCGCTTTCCAGCGCCGGCGGCAAGGATGATGACGTGCAGGGCTTGGGTCATGGGGGCAGGCGTGTACGTGGTGGTATGGGAACGATTCTATGCCGGAAACAACAACGCCGGCAGAAGCCGGCGTTGAGGTGTGCAGCGGAAGCAGGAACTCAGTGCTTGAGGGTCTTGCGCAGGCGCTCCAGCGCCTGCAGCTGGACCACGGCTTCAGCCAGCTTCTGCTGGGCCTCGGCCACTTCCATCGCCTCGCCACGATTGGCCAGGATGCGCTCGGCTTCTTCCTTGGCCTTGCGGACCGCGGTTTCGTCGATGTCCTGCGCGCGGATCGCGGTGTCGGCCAGCACGGTCACGACCTGCGGCTGCACCTCGAGGATGCCGCCGGAGATGGCGAAGTCCAGTTGTTCGCCATTCGGGGTGGTGACCACCACCTTGCCCGGCTTCAGCCGGGTGATCAGCGGGGCGTGCTTGGGCGCGATGCCCAGTTCGCCGAGCTCACCCGTAGCCACGACCAGAGTCGCTTCACCACGGAAGATTTCCTGCTCGGCGCTGACGATGTCGCAACGGATGGTGCTCATGATCAGGCCTTCTCAGCCATCTTCTTGGCCTTCTCGACCGCTTCTTCGATGCTGCCGACCATGTAGAACGCCTGCTCCGGCAGGTGGTCGTATTCGCCGTCGACGATGGCCTTGAAGCCGCGGATGGTGTCCTTCAGCGACACGTACTTGCCCGGCGAGCCGGTGAACACTTCGGCCACGTGGAACGGCTGGCTGAAGAAGCGCTCGATCTTGCGCGCGCGCGACACGGCCTGCTTGTCTTCTTCGGACAGTTCGTCCATGCCCAGGATGGCGATGATGTCCTTCAGTTCCTTGTACTTCTGCAGGGTCTGCTGGACGCGCTGGGCGGTGTCGTAATGCTCGTGGCCGATGACCAGCGGGTCCATCTGGCGGCTGGTGGAATCCAGCGGATCGACCGCCGGGTAGATACCCAGCGAGGCGATCGAACGCGACAGGGTCACGGTCGAGTCAAGGTGGGCGAAGGTGGTCGCCGGCGACGGGTCGGTCAAGTCATCGGCGGGCACGTACACGGCCTGGATCGAGGTGATCGAGCCGTTCTTGGTCGAGGTGATGCGCTCCTGCAGGACGCCCATTTCCTCGGCCAGGGTCGGCTGGTAACCCACGGCCGACGGCATGCGGCCCAGCAGTGCCGACACTTCGGTACCGGCCAGGGTGTAGCGGTAGATGTTGTCGACGAACAGCAGCACGTCCTTGCCCTTGCCGTTCTCGTCCTTCTCGTCGCGGAAGTACTCGGCCATGGTCAGGCCGGTCAGTGCAACGCGCAGACGGTTGCCCGGCGGCTCGTTCATCTGGCCGTACACCATCGCGACCTTGTCCAGGACGTTGGAGTCCTTCATCTCGTGGTAGAAGTCGTTGCCCTCACGGGTACGCTCACCCACGCCGGCGAACACGGACAGACCGCTGTGCGCCTTGGCGATGTTGTTGATCAGCTCCATCATGTTGACGGTCTTGCCGACGCCGGCGCCGCCGAACAGGCCGACCTTGCCGCCCTTGGCGAACGGGCACATCAGGTCGATGACCTTGATGCCGGTTTCCAGCAGCTCAGTGGCCGGGGACTGGTCTTCGTACGACGGGGCTTCACGATGGATTTCCCAGCTGTCGCTGGCGACCACCGGGCCGGCTTCGTCGATCGGACGGCCGAGCACGTCCATGATGCGGCCCAGGGTGCCTGCACCGACCGGCACCGAGATGGCGCGGTTGGTGTTGGTGGCAACCAGGTTGCGCTTCAGGCCGTCGGTGGAGCCCAGCGCGATGCAACGGACCACGCCGTCGCCGAGCTGCTGCTGCACTTCCAGCGTGATTTCGGTGTTGTCCACCTTCAGTGCGTCATACACCTTCGGCACCGACTCGCGGGGGAATTCCACGTCGACGACGGCGCCGATGATCTGAACGATCTTGCCCTGACTCATTGCTGCATCCTCTAATTTAAATGCTTTGACTGTGCGCGTCAGACTGCTGCCGCGCCGCCGACGATTTCGGAGATTTCCTGGGTGATCGCTGCCTGGCGGGCCTTGTTGTAGACCAGCTGCAGGGTTCCGATCAGCTTGTTCGCGTTGTCGCTGGCCGACTTCATCGCCACCATGCGCGCTGCATGCTCGGAGGCCACGTTTTCCAGCACGGCCTGGTACACCAGCGACTCCACGTAACGCGTCATCACGTGCTCGAGCACGGTGGCGGCGTCGGGCTCGTACAGGTAGTCCCAGTCATGGTGCGCGACCTGCTTCTCAGCGGCCGGCAACGGCAGCAGCTGGTCGAAGCTGGCCTTCTGCACCATCGTGTTGATGAAGCGGTTGTAGACCAGGTACACGCGGTCGACCTTGCCTTCGGTGAAGGCGTCGAGCATGACCTTGATCACGCCGATCAGCTGTTCCAGGTGCGGCACGTCGCCCATGTGGGTGACGCTGCCGACCATGTTGACCTTGACCCGGCGGAAGAAGGTCGATGCCTTCTGGCCGATGGTCACCACGTCGATCTCGGCGCCCTTTTCCTGGTACTGGCGGACTTCGCCCAGCATCCTGCGGAACAGGTTGTTGTTCAGGCCGCCGGCCAGGCCGCGGTCGGACGAGATCACGATGTAGCCGACCCGCTTGACCTCATCGCGCTGGACCAGGAACGGATGCTGGTAGTCGGTGCTGGCCTGGGCCAGGTGGCCGATCACCTGCTTCATCGCCTGCGCATACGGACGCGAGGTCTTCATGCGATCCTGCGCCTTGCGGATCTTGGAGGCCGACACCATCTCCAGCGCGCGGGTCACCTTGCGGGTGTTCTGCACGCTCTTGATCTTGGTTTTGATTTCGCGACCGCTTGCCATCTCTTATTCCCGTAGAGCGGGGCCATGCCCCGCTGCTTCAACGGTGCGGCGAGGCCGGATGGCCCGCCGCACGTGCGTCTTACCAGCTGCCGGTGGTCTTGAACTCGGCGATGCCCTTCTTGAAGGCCGCTTCGATGTCGTTGTCCCAACCGCCGGTGGCGTTGACCTTGCCGATCAGCTCGCCCTGGGTGTTGGCGAAGTGGGCGTGCAGGCCTTCTTCGAAGCCAAGCAGCTTGGCGACCGGCACGTCGTCGAGGTAACCCTCGTTGACGGCGTAGATCGACAGCGCCTGGTTGGCGATCGACATCGGGGCGTACTGCTTCTGCTTCATCAGCTCGGTGACGCGCTGACCGCGCTCGAGCTGCTTGCGGGTGGCTTCGTCCAGGTCCGAGGCGAACTGCGCGAACGCAGCCAGCTCACGGTACTGGGCCAGCGAGATGCGGATGCCGCCCGACAGCTTCTTGATGATCTTGGTCTGGGCCGCACCACCGACGCGCGACACCGAGATACCGGCGTTCACGGCCGGGCGGATGCCCGAGTTGAACAGGTCGGTTTCCAGGAAGATCTGGCCGTCGGTGATCGAGATCACGTTGGTCGGCACGAACGCCGAAACGTCGCCGGCCTGGGTTTCGATGATCGGCAGCGCGGTCAGCGAACCGGTCTTGCCCTTCACTTCACCCTTGGTGAACTGCTCCACGTACTCTTCCGAGACGCGGGCCGCACGTTCCAGCAGGCGCGAGTGCAGGTAGAACACGTCACCCGGGTAGGCTTCACGGCCCGGCGGACGCTTCAGCAGCAGCGAGATCTGGCGGTAGGCCACGGCCTGCTTGGACAGGTCGTCGTACACGATCAGGGCGTCCTGGCCGCGGTCCATGAAGTACTCACCCATGGTGCAGCCCGAGTAGGCGCTGATGTACTGCATGGCAGCCGATTCGGAAGCGGTGGCGGCCACGACCACGGTGTGGGCCAGCGCGCCGTTTTCTTCCAGCTTGCGCACGATGTTGGCCACGGTCGAGGCCTTCTGGCCGATCGCGACGTACACGCACTTGATGCCGGTGTCCTTCTGGTTGATCACCGCATCGATGGCCAGGGCGGTCTTGCCGGTCTGGCGGTCACCGATGACCAACTCGCGCTGGCCACGGCCGATCGGGATCATCGAGTCGACCGACTTGTAACCGGTCTGCACCGGCTGGTCGACCGACTTGCGCCAGATCACGCCCGGGGCAACGCGCTCCACCGGAGCGGTAAGCTGGGCTGCGATCGGGCCCTTGCCGTCGATCGGCTCGCCGAGCGCGTTGACCACGCGACCCAGCATTTCCGGACCGACCGGCACTTCCAGGATGCGACCGGTGGTTTTGGCCACGTCGCCTTCGCGCAGGTGCTCATAGCCACCCAGGACCACGGCGCCGACCGAGTCGCGCTCCAGGTTCAGGGCCAGGGCGAAGGTGTTGTTCGGCAGTTCGATCATTTCGCCCTGCATCACGTCGGCCAGGCCGAAGATGCGCACGATGCCGTCGGACACGCTGGTCACGGTGCCTTCGTTGCGCGATTCCGCGGCCAGCTTGACCTTCTCGATGCGGTTCTTGATCAGTTCGCTGATTTCGGAGGGGTTGAGCGTGGTTGCCATCGTCAAGTCCTAGTGCCGGCGGTCAGGCCGGACGTTAAATGAATTCAGTTAGCGAGCGCGGTCTGCAGGCGCGACAGCTTGCCCTTGAGCGAGCCGTCGATCACCACGTCGCCTGCGTCGATCACCGCACCGCCGATCAGCGAAGCATCGATCGCGGTGGTGATCTCCACGTCTTGGCCGAAGCGCTTGCGCAGCGCGGCCTTGATGGCGTCCAGCTCAGTGGAGGACAGCTCGGCGGCCGAGGTCACGGTGGCCTTGACCACGTGTTCGGCTTCAGCGCGGAGCTGGTCGTACATGCCTGCGATTTCCGGCAGCAGCGGCAGCCGGTGCGCTTCGGCCAGGATGGCCAGGAAGCGACCGAACGACTCGCCCGCCGATTCCGGCGCCAGCAACGCGACGGCATCGCCGCGGTCCAGTTCCGGGTTCGACAGCAGGGCCGACACGCGCGGATCTGCGGCTACGTGGGCGGAGAACGCAAGCGCGTCCGACCACGGCGCGAACGTGCCTTCGTCGCGCGCGGTCGCGAACGCGGCGCGGGCATACGGGCGTGCAAGCGTGAGGGCCTGGCTCATCGATCAGATCTCCGAGGCCAGCTCGTCGAGCAGCGCCTTGTGGGCGTTGGCGTCGATTTCGCGCTTGAGCAGCTTTTCGGCACCGGTCACGGCCAGCACGGACACCTGCTTGCGCAGATCTTCGCGGGCACGGTTTGCGGCAGCCTCGATCTCGGCGTGGGCCAGTTCTTTCTGGCGGTTCGCTTCGACGATGGCTTCATTCTTGGCGGCGTCAACGATCTGGTTGGCGCGGGCATGGGCCTGGTCGATGATCTCGTTGGCCTTGGTGCGCGCGTCCTTCAGTGCTTCGTTGACCTTTTCCTGCGCCTGGGCCAGATCCTTCTGGCTGCGGTCGGCAGCGGCGAGGCCTTCAGCGATCTTCTGCTGGCGCTCTTCGATGGCGTTCATCAGCGGCGGCCAGATCTTGGTCGCGATGATCCAGATCAGACCGGCGAACGCCAGTGCCTGGGCAACGAGGGTAAAACCGATTTCCATGGGGTTCGCTCAATCTGGGGTGACGGGGTGGAAGCGCCGCAGGAGCGGCGCGTCCGTTCCTTCATCCGCGATCAGGCGCACAAGGCGCCTGATCGTGTCTTCGCTGGATCAGCCCGCGACAGCCGGCAGACGCGCAACGAATTCAGCGATGGTCGGGTTGGCGAAGGCCAGCAGCAGGCCGACGGCGACCGAGATGATGAACGCGGCGTCGATCAGGCCGGCGGTGATGAACATGCGGACCTGCAGCACCGGGATCAGTTCCGGCTGGCGGGCAGCCGATTCCAGGAACTTACCGGCCATGATGGCCAGACCGAGACCGGCACCCAGCGCGGCCAGGCCGATCATGATGCCGACGGCGAGGACGGTGGAGCTCTGGACTTGGGCGAGGTTGGTCAGGACGGCAAAGTACATGGGTTATCTCCGGAAACTTAAGTTGCTAAGGGTAATGAAACGGATGAAGGGTGAAGCGAAAACTCAGTGAGCGTCTTCCGACAGGCTCAGGTACACGATCGACAGCATCATGAAGATGAATGCCTGCAGCGGAATCACCAGCAGGTGGAACAGCATCCAGCCGAGGCCGAAGGCACCGCCCGCGAGGGCGCCCATGATGCCGGCACTGCCCAGCACCCAGATCAGCAGGAACACGATTTCGCCGCCGAACATGTTGCCGAACAGTCGCATCGCCAGCGAAATCGGCTTGCTCAGCCACTCGACGATGTTGAGGATCAGGTTGAACGGCATCATCCACTTGCCGAACGGCGCGGTCAGGAATTCCTTGGTGAAGCCACCCAGGCCCTTGGAACGCAGCGCGAAGAACAGCATCAGGAAGAACACGCTGATCGACATGCCCAGGGTGGCATTGACGTCGGCGGTGGGGACCGGCTTCCAGTACGGCACGCCCAGCGCTTCAAGCGGCAGGGCGATGAAGTCGGCCGGGATCATCTTGATGAGGTTCATCAGGAGGATCCAGAAGAAGATCGTGATCGCGATCGGGGTCACCAGCTTGCTGGTGCCGTGGTAGGTGTCCTTGGCCTGGCGGTCGACGAACTCGAGGCAGATCTCCACGAACGCCTGCCACTTGCCCGGGACGCCGGCGGTCGCCTTGCGGGTGGCCAGCCAGAAGCCAAACACCATCAACAAACCCAGCGCGACCGAAGTCACAATGGTGTCGACGTGAATAGCCCAGAAACCACCTTCCTGCATATGGAACGTCAGGTTGTGCAGGTGATGTTGGATGTAGGAGGTGGGTGTAAGCGCCTCGCCTGCCATGTGTCCGGAACCTTGAGTTAAATAAATTGGATCAGCGCCTGGCCAGAGCCAGGACCTGGAACATCAGTCCGACGGCGATTCCGGCCAGCAGCGCCAGTGCAGGCAGCTTGAAGACCACGAAACCCACCGCCAGGACACCGAATACGAGCGCCCACTTCGCCACCACCGCCAGGATCAGCCGCGACATGGCCGAACCCGCCGCCTGCACCCCGCCCCCCAGCGCCATCCATGCCGCGACCCAGCCGCCTGCCGATACCGCGACACCCGACGCAAGCGCCCCAAGGGCGTACTTCGGACCTGCCAGCAGCAGGAAGGCCAGGGCCAGGACAGCCACTGCGGCCAGCGGGTAGACCGCTGCGCGCAGCATCAGTCGCCGACCCGCGTCAACGGAGTTCAGCACACGTATGTCCTGCATGGTTGTGGGAAGAGTGGCCGAGGCAGCAAGTGCTTTGCCTCGTCGAGCCGCCAAATTATAGCAACGGGACAATTTGCGAGACAACCGCCCCCCGTTCATCCCGGACGCCGCAAGTTGCTGCATCGCCACAGATTTTGCGGTCGTCGGCAGGTCAAACCCGACATCCGGGCTCCCAATTCATTTTTGCGGCGCAGCATATTGAACTTTCGTCGTGGACGGCAGTCTGACTGTTCGGCCTGTCCATTCGATCCTCGTCGACGCCCCTGTGCAGGCCGGTACCGAGCGGCCCCGAGCTCTCTCCGGGGCCGCTCTTTTCCGGGCGCCCGCCCGATG
This portion of the Stenotrophomonas aracearum genome encodes:
- a CDS encoding F0F1 ATP synthase subunit epsilon; translation: MSTIRCDIVSAEQEIFRGEATLVVATGELGELGIAPKHAPLITRLKPGKVVVTTPNGEQLDFAISGGILEVQPQVVTVLADTAIRAQDIDETAVRKAKEEAERILANRGEAMEVAEAQQKLAEAVVQLQALERLRKTLKH
- a CDS encoding sensor histidine kinase: MKRTSFTFRLFLRLLPVLALAAAGPWLLAYWMDRGWAVALVSTLVLLALMWWTLRRATAPVRSLLRALSGTTSTYRDGEYNFSVYWPGNDELGDLVQAHRELGDVLREQRQGLVQRELLLDTMVQNTPVAMLLLTNGGDGVQRVVFSNLAARKLLHNGWKLEGQAMQHVLETMPVELRDAIERGGDSLFAVRGPGDEAEDGDEDDEQVYHLSRRNFHLNGRPHDLLLIRLLTAELRRQEVQTWKKVIRVISHELNNSLAPIASLAHSGGELVRRGKTERLEEVFTTIEERSRHLEGFIRGYARFAKLPQPQLQNVQWKQFLGGLQLQIPFRMAEIPDDLQGRVDIAQLGQALLNLLKNAHEACSEAEPPNDDVELRLTRLPQWLRIEVLDRGKGMNEAVLQNALMPFYSTKRNGTGLGLALTREIVEAHGGRVSLQNRREGGLCVAIFLPA
- a CDS encoding PDZ domain-containing protein codes for the protein MGAPLLRAALLGLALLSTTACAESSRSESSRMDWRQDGARLTVESAQGVVTIVAASPTARFGVQAGDQVLRVDGVPVQRVDDLTAALSSSDKVTVPVTVRRSGRVEVVSVPTAAWRAVQPPPPPAPPAPPAPPSRP
- the glmU gene encoding bifunctional UDP-N-acetylglucosamine diphosphorylase/glucosamine-1-phosphate N-acetyltransferase GlmU; translation: MTQALHVIILAAGAGKRMKSDLPKVLQPIAGRPMLAHVIDTARQLQPQAIHVVYGHGGEAVRAAFADQPDLQWAEQREQLGTGHAVQQAMPQVPDEAKVLVLYGDVPLIRLDTLQHLLSQPGRLAVLVADMANPTGYGRIVRNAEGKVGAIVEQKDASEEQLAIRTINTGIITADATALRTWLSQLSNSNAQGEYYLTDVFASAAADYTPADMAFVADAQEAEGANDPWQLSQLERAWQLREVRALCAQGARVIDPARVDIRGSVTVGRDVQIDVNVILEGTVELGDGVSIGPFTRLKDVKLAAGTVVKPHCDLEGVVSEGAADIGPFSRLRPGTVLAEGSHVGNFVETKKVHLGVGSKANHLTYLGDAVIGSKVNIGAGTITCNYDGVNKSQTTIGDNAFIGSNSSLVAPVTIGQGATIAAGSVITRNAPDGELTVARARQQTIEGWHRPVKK
- a CDS encoding ABC transporter permease, translating into MDIRPILTTLRRHKTAAALIVLEIALTCAIVCNALFLIGQRLEKINQPSGIAEQELLEVRLGGIGTQVNATARTREDLAALRAIPGVKNAVPINQLPFRRNSWNTSLSLIPDQERPNFNAAQFFASEGTLDTMGLQLIAGRDFEGDEFANLEDVEKDATIEQRGSAVILSSKAATKLFPDGQAVGKTIYSGRMPLRIVGVVKELARPVTVESDTGYSMILPVRVNYDMGLYLIRVTDAARRQEVLAAAVSALEKVDTNRMVRAKLTYEEQRTKYFQNDRAMVGLLITVCVALLVVTALGIVGLASFWVQQRTKQIGIRRALGATRGQILRYFQTENFLLATVGIVLGMLLAYSINLWLMSAYELPRMPIAYLPIGAVLLWLLGQVAVFGPAHRAAAVPPAVATRSA
- a CDS encoding sigma-54-dependent transcriptional regulator; translation: MPSILIIDDNASVATALDVLFSLHDIEALHALSPEAGLAVLEQQPIDLVIQDMNFTEDTTSGEEGEALFQQIRARHPDLPVILLTAWTHLSSAVDLVKAGAADYLAKPWDDRKLLTTVNNLLELSETRRELDRRRAREQRDRTALETRYDLRGAVVADPASERVVNLACQVARSELPVLITGPNGAGKEKIAEIIQANSLVAKGPFVALNCGAIPAELIEAELFGSEAGAYTGANKAREGKFEAADGGTLFLDEIGNLSLGGQMKLLRVLETGRFERLGSNRERQVKVRVISATNADLPAMIRDGQFREDLYYRLNTVELALPPLAERPGDILPLAERFLADGKPLSSAAASALQRHAWPGNVRELRNVIQRAGLLAQGARIEVADLNLPRAAPAPRATTPGADPDRSRIESALSHSHGIIAQAAAELGLSRQALYRRMDRYGIPRE